From one Lycium barbarum isolate Lr01 chromosome 6, ASM1917538v2, whole genome shotgun sequence genomic stretch:
- the LOC132644846 gene encoding protein kinase STUNTED-like, which produces MKVCTEGKCSCTVESENSVSGDGEVGGRVVAVVGVKLDSKSKELLTWALVKVAQPGDHVLALHVLHPNSEKSEPLSLVKSFDSMLAAYEGFCNLKQVHLKLKVCRGSPVRKVLAREAKLESAVNLIIGSSGSHHAIRSSVSLAKYCARKVTKSISVIAVDNGKIVYQREATASVGDESSSDSDVPHSRFKRRKTLTKSPLSLTPKKDSCTPENNRMALVPVKTIEVPESKSRWTLLQRVFLHNIMAPEKYPGKRSSVMQWVWKRPSRQDFAAIYPDHKQNVSDKDEPPCTNLDEEKGAIIPVGSDDNPISDECFVIFPEELKGLSERYSPICRLFSYQELCSATSDFLPENLIGKGGSSKVYKGCLPDGKQLAVKILKPSEAVAQQFRSEIEILTTLHHRHIISLFGFCLEENNLLLVYDLLSRGSLEENLHGSKKDQNSFSWEDRYKVALGVAEALDHLHNAADGPIIHRDVKSSNILLSDDSEPQLSDFGLATLASSCPNHLDSIDVAGTFGYLAPEYFMHGKITEKIDVYAFGVVLLELLSGKKPIDNGNEKGQESLVMWAKQILKGGNMRELLDPSLIDAYDHDQFEIMVLAASLCIRRAPGIRPQIDIVVKLLQGEAETIKWAREEGKASEEVDSVDGEQQPSNIQSFINLALLNLEDESSLSCNSTGPTISVEDYLQGRFSRSSSFD; this is translated from the exons ATGAAAGTGTGTACTGAAGGGAAGTGTAGTTGTACTGTGGAAAGCGAGAATAGTGTTAGTGGTGATGGAGAAGTGGGGGGAAGGGTGGTGGCAGTAGTGGGAGTGAAGTTAGATTCAAAGAGTAAAGAGTTGCTGACGTGGGCTTTGGTTAAGGTTGCTCAGCCTGGAGATCATGTTCTTGCTCTCCATGTTCTTCATCCTAATTCTG AAAAATCAGAGCCTCTTTCATTGGTGAAGTCGTTCGACTCGATGCTTGCTGCTTATGAAGGCTTCTGCAATTTAAAACAG GTGCATTTGAAGCTTAAAGTTTGTCGAGGATCACCAGTTCGTAAAGTTCTTGCTCGTGAAGCTAAATTAGAAAGTGCTGTGAATTTGATCATTGGGTCTTCAGGCAGCCATCATGCCATTCGGTCATCAGTGTCACTTGCAAAGTACTGTGCTAGGAAAGTGACAAAGAGCATCTCTGTTATTGCTGTTGACAATGGCAAGATTGTCTATCAAAGGGAAGCAACTGCTTCAGTTGGAGATGAATCTTCTAGTGACTCAGATGTTCCCCATTCAAGATTCAAGCGGAGGAAGACACTGACCAAAAGTCCTTTGAGCTTAACACCTAAGAAAGACTCTTGTACACCAGAGAACAATCGCATGGCTTTGGTGCCTGTTAAGACAATTGAAGTCCCCGAGTCAAAATCTCGCTGGACACTGCTTCAGCGAGTGTTTCTTCACAACATAATGGCACCTGAAAAATATCCTGGGAAAAGGTCATCTGTGATGCAATGGGTTTGGAAACGACCAAGTCGGCAAGATTTTGCAGCTATCTACCCTGATCATAAACAGAATGTATCTGACAAGGATGAGCCTCCGTGTACAAACTTGGATGAAGAGAAAGGAGCAATTATTCCTGTTGGAAGTGATGATAATCCTATTTCAGATGAATGCTTCGTTATCTTTCCTGAGGAACTGAAGGGTCTTTCTGAAAGGTACTCGCCGATTTGCAGATTGTTCAGCTACCAGGAGCTATGTTCAGCAACATCTGATTTCCTGCCGG AGAATTTGATTGGAAAAGGAGGCAGCAGTAAGGTTTACAAAGGGTGCCTTCCAGATGGCAAGCAACTGGCTGTAAAAATATTGAAGCCATCAGAAGCTGTTGCACAGCAATTTCGCTCGGAGATAGAGATACTCACAACTCTGCATCACAGGCACATTATATCGCTGTTTGGTTTTTGTTTAGAGGAGAACAACCTTTTACTGGTTTATGATCTGTTATCCAGAGGAAGCTTAGAAGAGAATCTCCATG GTTCTAAAAAGGATCAAAATTCATTTAGCTGGGAAGATAGATACAAGGTTGCTTTGGGTGTTGCCGAGGCATTGGACCACCTACACAATGCAGCTGATGGGCCCATAATCCACAGGGATGTGAAATCTTCAAACATTCTCCTGTCTGATGATTCTGAGCCACAG CTTTCAGATTTTGGACTTGCAACATTGGCCTCAAGTTGTCCGAATCATTTAGATAGCATTGATGTTGCCGGAACATTTGG CTACTTGGCTCCTGAGTACTTTATGCATGGAAAGATAACCGAAAAGAttgatgtgtatgcatttggtGTTGTTCTCCTTGAGCTTTTGTCTGGTAAAAAGCCAATTGATAATGGAAACGAGAAAGGTCAGGAAAGCTTAGTCATGTGG GCGAAGCAAATTCTGAAGGGTGGGAACATGAGGGAGTTGCTAGATCCGAGCTTGATTGACGCTTATGACCATGATCAATTTGAGATAATGGTCTTGGCAGCATCGCTGTGCATCAGACGAGCTCCTGGAATCAGACCTCAAATTGATATC GTGGTGAAACTCCTCCAAGGTGAGGCTGAAACAATTAAGTGGGCAAGGGAAGAAGGCAAAGCTTCAGAGGAAGTAGATTCTGTCGATGGTGAACAACAACCCTCAAACATACAATCCTTTATTAATCTTGCATTGCTGAATTTGGAGGATGAGTCCTCACTTTCCTGTAACAGCACGGGGCCAACCATTTCCGTGGAGGATTATTTGCAAGGGAGGTTTAGTCGCTCTTCAAGTTTCGACTAG